Proteins encoded in a region of the Salvelinus fontinalis isolate EN_2023a chromosome 17, ASM2944872v1, whole genome shotgun sequence genome:
- the LOC129814004 gene encoding uncharacterized protein LOC129814004 isoform X4 gives MSKHVKPLIPNGLITILSGFSRAYLRKRPTDLGLFAMYYCMELRKYRDEIPTYSPNKLVKEFHKHRAERLCDNAYEEEMLKYGYKVTSKEDVTFNALEITSQDLQILGSSERQINRRYSTTTSLCGEQVNNITPPSAMDQQVNQTLGAAAMELGALVGNIVPTTSSSPFQPTNNNANTQHVALSSSTAVAGLASTENKTGEVASQVKPGSAEILASSSCEASISGQACVPQHYTPTSQEGGYACAPMPTVIPCYPRFPQNYPTYPPPPPYLPGFHPYYLDLMSGQYVQPSCRCQRYGRVVYRPPGQPVLPQCHHATPLPVPQCTHQHLSPSASCIQVAPTMGPSCPYGVQSPFSRYIPVPVLANYFGSLYYRPKQRPRMATGVPGCRSECLPTSRRLNCTSCNVSDSSSYGPEPATQASYHGGHRGQCGGDAIHGPVPAGALRSLYAPVPCPIGLQRRDAPAQRPCSAPTRRVVPLTTQNQNSPFPSA, from the exons ATGTCTAAACACGTCAAACCTCTCATCCCAAACGGCCTGATAACCATTCTGTCAGGCTTCAGTCGAGCATACCTAAGGAAGAGGCCAACTGACCTAGGGCTATTTGCCATGTACTACTGTATGGAACTGCGGAAATACAGAGATG AAATACCGACCTATTCACCAAACAAGCTGGTGAAAGAATTTCATAAACATAGAG ccgagAGACTCTGTGACAATGCCTATGAAGAGGAAATGTTGAAGTATGGATACAAAGTGACCTCTAAGGAGGATGTGACTTTTAATGCCCTGGAGATCACCTCTCAGGACCTGCAAATACTAGGCAGTAGTGAGAGACAGATCAACAGACGGTACTCAACCACCACTAGCCTATGTGGAGAACAAGTGAACAATATTACACCTCCATCCGCCATGGACCAGCAGGTGAACCAAACCCTGGGGGCTGCAGCTATGGAGCTAGGGGCACTGGTTGGCAACATTGTCCCCACAACATCATCAAGCCCTTTTCAACCAACCAACAATAACGCCAACACCCAACATGTGGCACTGTCATCCTCCACGGCAGTAGCAGGTCTGGCATCCACTGAGAACAAGACTGGTGAAG TTGCTTCACAAGTCAAACCTGGCTCAGCAGAGATATTGGCCAGCAGCAGCTGCGAGGCTAGTATTTCTGGACAGGCCTGTGTTCCCCAGCATTACACACCCACCAGCCAGGAGGGGGGGTATGCCTGTGCCCCCATGCCCACAGTGATACCCTGCTACCCCAGATTTCCCCAGAATTACCCGACataccctccaccaccaccctaCCTCCCAGGCTTTCATCCTTATTATTTGGACCTCATGTCTGGCCAATATGTGCAGCCGTCCTGCAGATGCCAGCGATATGGCAGAGTGGTATATCGTCCCCCTGGTCAGCCAGTGCTGCCCCAGTGCCACCATGCCACTCCACTGCCAGTGCCGCAGTGCACTCACCAGCACCTCAGCCCTTCTGCAAGCTGCATTCAAGTGGCTCCAACCATGGGGCCCTCCTGCCCCTATGGAGTGCAGAGCCCTTTCTCACGGTACATCCCTGTGCCTGTCCTCGCCAACTACTTTGGCTCCCTTTACTACAGGCCCAAGCAGAGACCCAGGATGGCCACAGGTGTGCCTGGCTGCAGGAGCGAGTGCCTACCCACATCCAGACGTCTCAACTGCACTTCCTGCAACGTGAGTGACAGCTCTAGCTATGGGCCAGAGCCCGCCACCCAGGCCTCCTATCATGGTGGACATCGAGGACAGTGTGGGGGTGACGCCATCCATGGACCAGTCCCTGCCGGTGCACTAAGGTCCCTGTATGCCCCTGTGCCGTGCCCCATTGGACTGCAGAGAAGGGATGCCCCGGCTCAGCGCCCATGCAGCGCCCCGACTAGGAGGGTTGTTCCATTGACCACGCAGAACCAGAATAGCCCGTTCCCATCCGCATAA